From a single Okeanomitos corallinicola TIOX110 genomic region:
- a CDS encoding HNH endonuclease signature motif containing protein, producing MDRPYLNKELRRLVASRADFLCEYCLIEEKYTALGCTIDHIISIKHGGSSDADNLAYCCVFCNRFKGSDIGSIVWKNKEFIRFYHPRWDNWSEHFQLDDSHIQPLTTIGEVTARILGFNDQPRLLERRILISKKRYPSSSAINKMNL from the coding sequence ATGGATCGTCCTTATCTCAATAAAGAACTGCGTCGCTTAGTAGCAAGTCGGGCTGATTTTTTGTGCGAATATTGTCTGATAGAAGAAAAATATACTGCGTTAGGTTGTACCATAGATCATATTATTAGTATTAAACATGGTGGTTCTTCGGATGCTGATAATTTAGCTTATTGCTGTGTGTTTTGTAATCGGTTTAAAGGTAGTGATATTGGTTCAATTGTTTGGAAAAATAAAGAATTTATCCGGTTTTATCATCCACGCTGGGATAATTGGAGTGAGCATTTCCAATTAGATGATTCTCATATTCAACCTTTAACGACGATTGGAGAAGTAACAGCAAGAATATTAGGTTTTAATGATCAACCTCGTTTATTAGAACGTCGAATTTTAATTTCTAAAAAAAGATATCCTTCATCATCTGCGATTAACAAAATGAATCTATAA
- the petL gene encoding cytochrome b6-f complex subunit PetL has protein sequence MAVVEYIVFLGAFMGIAVGLMFGLRSAKII, from the coding sequence ATGGCTGTAGTTGAATACATTGTATTTTTAGGCGCGTTCATGGGTATAGCTGTAGGTTTAATGTTTGGTCTACGTTCCGCCAAGATCATCTAA
- a CDS encoding glycerate kinase, protein MLSDLLNEFLLTGETDTAWQVSAQTAALADHQRAKVFDITKDNVAQVIFERSHLLKLVFPTFNQFCETNLQMPTPAMLQVLWDLWLPLAMKIAASRQNLSRAFVQGILGGQGTGKTTMCQVLSLILQQLGYSTLSLSLDDLYKTYGDRLALQQQDPRLIWRGPPGTHDINLGLSVLDQIRQGNSPVTVPRFDKSAYAGAGDRTTPEIVTNIDIVLFEGWFVGVVPIDPQAFTTAPVPIITDQDRAFAQDMNEQLRAYLPLWQRLDNLIALDPSDYRCSLIWRKQAEQKMIAAGKSGMNDAEIEEFVNYFWRSLHPELFIKPLLTSSKVDVIVKVDTDHCFSTILSC, encoded by the coding sequence ATGCTCAGTGATTTACTGAATGAGTTTTTGCTCACGGGTGAAACAGATACAGCTTGGCAAGTTTCCGCACAAACAGCAGCATTAGCAGATCATCAACGAGCTAAGGTTTTCGATATTACTAAAGATAATGTGGCTCAAGTCATTTTTGAGCGATCGCACTTACTAAAATTAGTTTTTCCCACTTTTAACCAATTTTGCGAAACTAACCTGCAAATGCCTACTCCAGCTATGTTACAAGTGCTGTGGGATTTATGGCTACCTTTGGCCATGAAAATTGCAGCGAGTCGTCAAAATTTAAGTAGGGCTTTTGTTCAGGGTATTTTAGGTGGACAAGGAACAGGTAAAACCACTATGTGCCAAGTGCTGAGTTTAATTCTCCAGCAGTTGGGATACAGTACCTTGAGTTTATCTTTAGATGATTTATACAAGACCTATGGCGATCGCTTGGCTTTACAGCAACAAGATCCCCGCTTGATATGGCGCGGTCCCCCAGGAACTCATGATATCAACTTAGGTTTAAGTGTACTTGATCAAATCCGTCAAGGCAATAGTCCTGTGACAGTTCCTCGCTTTGATAAATCAGCTTATGCGGGTGCTGGCGATCGCACTACCCCAGAAATTGTTACCAACATTGATATCGTCCTGTTTGAAGGTTGGTTTGTCGGTGTAGTTCCCATTGATCCCCAGGCTTTTACTACTGCACCAGTGCCTATTATCACAGATCAAGACCGGGCTTTTGCCCAAGATATGAACGAGCAATTACGAGCTTATTTACCATTATGGCAACGCTTAGATAACTTGATAGCACTTGATCCCAGTGATTATCGTTGCTCTTTAATATGGCGTAAACAAGCAGAACAGAAAATGATTGCTGCTGGTAAGTCAGGGATGAATGATGCAGAAATAGAGGAATTTGTCAATTATTTTTGGCGATCGCTGCATCCAGAACTATTCATCAAACCCTTGCTCACATCCTCTAAAGTTGATGTTATTGTCAAAGTTGATACTGATCACTGTTTTAGTACAATACTAAGTTGCTAG
- a CDS encoding YdiU family protein — MTLAQTQNHTNSSNPLLNLNYENALESLGNDYYDEVAAEEFPQHILRWRNDSLLPSLGLDPQVVKDEDFIHAFGKFQGRKPFLALRYHGYQFGEYNSQLGDGRGFLYGQIRGTDNELYDFGTKGSGRTPYSRGGDGMLTLKGGVREVLAAEALHRLGVKTSRCLSMIETGLGLWRGDEPSPTRSSVMIRMSKSHIRFGTFERLNYLKRPDLTQKLLDHVINEYYQNLKYDDDKYALFYAELVKRVAELVAQWMAAGFCHAVLNTDNMSITGESFDYGPYAFIPHYDLYFTAAYFDYYRRYCYGQQPSICHLNLELLQEPLKAIINIHDLQSGLSKFAEYYRQEYRSLMLKKLGFEDSLFPQADDLLELTITFLKDSQINYHQFFADMARTFSIKWRDEPALVMNGSDIIPTVGASAVFDNWCILYHQILNNFDLEEIEVIAKTLHKHNPQANLLRPVIEDIWQPIVDADNWQPFYDLVGQFQ, encoded by the coding sequence ATGACACTTGCTCAAACCCAAAATCATACAAATTCTAGTAATCCTCTTCTCAATCTTAATTATGAAAATGCCTTAGAATCTCTAGGTAATGATTACTATGATGAAGTTGCAGCAGAGGAATTTCCTCAACATATTTTACGCTGGCGTAATGATTCACTGTTACCAAGTTTAGGACTAGATCCACAAGTAGTTAAAGACGAAGATTTTATTCATGCTTTTGGGAAATTCCAAGGTAGAAAACCTTTTTTAGCACTACGTTATCACGGTTATCAATTTGGTGAATATAACTCCCAATTAGGTGATGGTAGAGGTTTTCTTTATGGACAAATACGCGGAACAGATAACGAATTATACGATTTTGGCACAAAAGGTTCAGGCAGAACTCCCTACTCCCGTGGTGGTGACGGAATGCTCACCCTGAAAGGAGGAGTTCGGGAAGTTTTAGCAGCGGAAGCATTACACCGTTTAGGAGTAAAAACTTCTCGCTGTTTAAGTATGATTGAAACAGGCCTAGGTTTATGGCGGGGAGATGAACCTTCTCCCACTCGTTCCTCAGTGATGATTAGAATGAGTAAATCTCATATTCGGTTTGGAACTTTTGAAAGATTAAATTATTTAAAACGTCCTGATCTAACTCAAAAATTATTAGATCATGTCATTAATGAATATTATCAAAACCTGAAATATGATGATGATAAATATGCTTTATTTTATGCAGAATTAGTAAAACGAGTTGCGGAGTTGGTAGCACAATGGATGGCAGCTGGTTTTTGTCATGCGGTATTGAATACTGATAATATGTCAATTACTGGAGAAAGTTTTGATTATGGACCATATGCTTTTATTCCTCACTATGATCTATACTTTACCGCTGCCTATTTTGACTATTATCGTCGCTATTGTTACGGTCAGCAACCAAGTATTTGCCATTTAAATTTAGAACTCCTACAAGAACCATTAAAGGCAATTATTAATATCCATGATTTACAAAGTGGTTTAAGTAAATTTGCAGAATACTATCGGCAAGAATACCGTAGTTTAATGTTGAAAAAGTTGGGTTTTGAGGATTCATTATTTCCCCAAGCTGATGATTTATTGGAATTGACAATTACTTTTTTGAAAGATAGTCAAATTAATTATCATCAATTCTTTGCGGATATGGCACGGACATTTTCCATTAAATGGCGTGATGAACCAGCCTTAGTTATGAATGGTTCTGATATTATTCCCACAGTGGGAGCATCAGCAGTCTTTGATAATTGGTGTATTCTTTATCATCAAATTCTCAATAATTTTGACCTAGAGGAAATAGAAGTAATTGCTAAAACTTTGCACAAGCATAATCCCCAGGCTAACTTATTAAGACCTGTAATTGAGGATATCTGGCAACCAATAGTAGACGCAGATAATTGGCAACCTTTTTATGATTTAGTGGGACAATTTCAGTAA
- a CDS encoding MoxR family ATPase: protein MSNNNSPKHITSGQEIYQRISDNIQKVIKGQSNAIRKLLAAFASGGHILLEDYPGTGKTTLAKALAFSVDVNFKRIQFTPDLLPSDILGVSILNPNAQTFKFHEGPIFAHIVLADEINRASPRTQSALLEAMAEFQVTVDGNLRKLKDPFFVIATQNPVESRGTYPLPEAQMDRFAIQFSLGYISPEEEVNLLSDQIQKHPIETIQSCVNLEDIITLKQQVKQIRISAELKRYLVDIVNATRTAEGVQLGASPRASITLMKIAQALALFDGYEFVTPEHIQELAVSVIAHRLVMQPQARFSGKTATSVVEEIVQSLPVPI, encoded by the coding sequence ATGTCCAACAACAATTCACCCAAGCATATTACCTCTGGTCAAGAAATTTATCAGAGAATATCTGACAACATTCAAAAAGTCATTAAAGGTCAATCTAACGCAATTAGAAAACTACTAGCTGCCTTTGCCAGTGGTGGACATATTTTACTAGAAGATTATCCCGGTACAGGGAAAACAACCTTAGCTAAAGCTTTAGCATTTTCCGTTGATGTTAACTTTAAACGTATTCAATTTACCCCCGATTTATTACCATCAGATATCTTGGGAGTTTCGATTTTAAACCCCAACGCGCAAACATTTAAATTCCACGAAGGTCCGATTTTTGCCCACATTGTTTTAGCTGATGAAATCAATCGCGCTTCCCCTCGTACCCAGTCAGCATTATTAGAAGCAATGGCAGAATTTCAAGTTACAGTTGATGGTAACTTACGCAAATTAAAAGATCCATTTTTTGTCATTGCCACACAAAACCCCGTAGAATCTCGCGGAACTTATCCCCTCCCCGAAGCACAAATGGATCGGTTTGCCATTCAATTTAGTTTAGGATATATTTCCCCAGAAGAAGAAGTTAATTTACTTTCAGATCAAATACAAAAACATCCCATAGAAACCATTCAATCCTGTGTAAATTTAGAAGATATCATCACCTTAAAACAACAAGTTAAACAAATTAGAATTAGTGCTGAATTAAAACGTTATTTGGTTGATATTGTTAACGCCACGCGCACAGCAGAAGGTGTACAATTAGGAGCAAGTCCGAGAGCATCCATAACCTTAATGAAAATTGCCCAAGCACTAGCTTTATTTGATGGTTATGAATTCGTCACACCAGAACATATTCAAGAATTAGCAGTCTCAGTAATTGCCCATCGTTTGGTTATGCAACCCCAAGCGCGGTTCTCAGGTAAAACCGCAACCAGTGTAGTTGAAGAAATAGTTCAATCTCTCCCTGTTCCTATTTGA
- a CDS encoding GNAT family N-acetyltransferase, giving the protein MKSDLPLITTDRLLLRVAISEDIPQIIRYFTVNKDHLTPFSPTWAEGFFTPEYWRYQIEQYHLEIIHGCGLRFFIYHKNQPKEIIGVVNFSNFLRGAANYCHVGYSLAETAQGYGYMTEALKSGTEYVFQDLNFHRIMANYMPHNRRSGNVLKRLGFVIEGYARDYLLINGKWEDHILTSITNHHWKP; this is encoded by the coding sequence ATGAAATCAGACCTGCCACTAATTACAACTGATCGTCTGTTATTAAGGGTGGCCATTTCCGAAGATATACCCCAAATTATCCGCTATTTTACTGTAAATAAAGACCATCTTACTCCATTTTCACCAACTTGGGCAGAAGGCTTTTTTACACCAGAATATTGGCGATATCAAATCGAACAATATCATCTAGAAATAATTCATGGTTGCGGTCTGAGATTCTTTATTTATCACAAAAACCAACCCAAAGAAATAATAGGTGTTGTTAACTTTAGTAATTTTTTACGAGGAGCAGCTAATTATTGTCATGTTGGATATAGTTTAGCAGAGACAGCCCAAGGTTATGGTTACATGACAGAAGCCTTAAAAAGTGGTACTGAATATGTATTTCAAGACTTAAATTTTCACCGGATCATGGCTAATTATATGCCCCATAATCGCCGTAGTGGTAATGTTTTAAAGAGACTAGGTTTTGTCATAGAAGGATATGCAAGAGACTATTTATTAATTAACGGTAAATGGGAAGATCATATACTTACCAGTATAACCAATCATCACTGGAAACCGTGA
- a CDS encoding DUF565 domain-containing protein has translation MQNTRLNKLFDAIAATVGQWFINPWRRLSLLVISWLFGFFLGSAVSTTAGQEATLDIVIAAVLVVMTEVTSRIFYSRSFMARQALWVETLNFLKVGFIYSLFLEAFKLGS, from the coding sequence ATGCAAAATACCCGTCTGAACAAATTGTTTGATGCCATTGCTGCAACTGTAGGACAATGGTTTATTAATCCTTGGCGACGATTATCATTACTTGTAATTAGTTGGTTATTTGGTTTTTTTCTGGGTTCTGCTGTGTCTACGACTGCGGGACAGGAGGCTACTTTAGACATTGTGATAGCTGCTGTTTTAGTGGTTATGACGGAGGTTACTAGCAGAATATTCTATAGTCGCAGCTTTATGGCTAGACAAGCTTTATGGGTAGAAACTTTGAATTTTCTGAAAGTAGGTTTCATTTATAGTCTATTTTTGGAAGCCTTTAAATTAGGTTCTTGA
- a CDS encoding DUF58 domain-containing protein, with protein MSGFTVILCLIFAAALGIDTTQNMTYQIFTFLVSILIISTIFSFFFRSRFSATRTLPKFATVGVKLKYKIIIHNKSDQTQLNLKLFENFADPRPTFKEFIETPEPEEYKRTSLDIKLGSYRWLWLVSRKQCGTAKTLELPALKPQSKTEIIGEITPSHRGLMRLVSLTIARPDPLGIFNACQTISAPQSLLILPQLYQLPPIQLPGFSKYQSGGVALASSVGDAEEFRSLREYRPGDSIRKIHWKSWAKIGKPIVKEEQDEFFVRHALILDTFQPEKYSQILETAISLSASLASDVQTQESLLDLMFVGNEAYCFTFGRGLSHTDKMLEILASVGACRDQDFDSIIPVVLEKISMLSGCICIFLSWDEARKKLIEYLEQMNIHTLVFILSENKTDDFDNLQKTEFIKYNLAKFHVLNIHNIQQELMRL; from the coding sequence ATGAGTGGGTTTACAGTCATTTTGTGTTTAATTTTTGCCGCTGCTTTGGGTATAGATACTACTCAAAATATGACCTATCAAATATTTACATTTTTAGTATCTATTCTCATCATCTCTACTATTTTTAGTTTCTTCTTTCGTTCTCGCTTTAGTGCAACTCGTACCTTACCAAAATTTGCCACAGTAGGAGTCAAATTAAAATACAAAATTATTATTCATAATAAAAGCGATCAAACACAACTAAATCTAAAACTATTTGAAAATTTTGCTGACCCTCGTCCTACATTCAAAGAATTTATTGAAACGCCAGAACCAGAAGAATATAAACGCACATCTTTAGATATTAAACTCGGTTCTTATCGTTGGTTATGGTTAGTTTCTCGCAAACAGTGCGGAACAGCTAAAACCTTAGAATTACCAGCACTAAAACCCCAGAGTAAAACTGAAATTATTGGCGAAATTACACCAAGTCATCGCGGTTTAATGCGATTGGTTAGTTTAACTATAGCTAGACCTGATCCCCTGGGCATTTTTAATGCTTGTCAAACTATTTCTGCACCCCAATCTTTATTAATTCTCCCTCAATTATATCAACTTCCACCAATTCAATTACCAGGTTTTAGTAAATATCAATCTGGTGGAGTAGCTTTAGCTTCTTCTGTCGGTGATGCAGAAGAATTTCGCTCTTTAAGAGAATATCGTCCTGGTGACTCTATCCGCAAAATTCACTGGAAAAGTTGGGCTAAAATTGGTAAACCTATTGTTAAAGAAGAACAGGATGAGTTTTTTGTCCGTCATGCTTTAATTTTAGATACATTTCAACCAGAAAAATATAGTCAAATTCTCGAAACAGCTATATCATTGTCAGCTTCTTTAGCTTCTGATGTCCAAACCCAAGAATCTTTATTAGATTTAATGTTTGTGGGTAATGAAGCCTATTGTTTTACCTTTGGGAGAGGACTTAGTCACACAGACAAAATGTTAGAAATTCTCGCTTCTGTAGGTGCTTGTCGAGATCAAGATTTCGATTCTATCATTCCTGTGGTGTTAGAAAAGATTTCTATGTTAAGCGGTTGTATTTGTATATTTTTATCTTGGGATGAAGCCAGGAAAAAGTTAATAGAATATCTAGAACAAATGAATATACATACATTAGTTTTTATTCTTAGTGAGAATAAAACAGATGATTTTGACAACTTACAAAAAACTGAATTTATTAAGTATAACCTAGCCAAATTTCATGTTTTAAATATTCATAATATCCAACAGGAATTAATGCGATTATGA
- a CDS encoding diguanylate cyclase: protein MLLSISKDKSQLDKNNTLILLVDHNLGHLHLLSKILELPGFKVKKAISGKKALDIAKKQIPDLIILDINIPDINGYPVYQHFKCEKETINTPILFMGSEKQITEKIRNFEMDRVDCITKPFEDEEVLTQVRRKLIIYDQNQQLINYHQTLGKQMDEHKHLTNALVSVNQSLQPVILFDTITRLANRKKFDEYFNSQWKKLDTKQLPLSLLLCNFDFSQNINNAKKDQILQQLAQAIKSVVKRSSDLVACYENNKFAVILPSTDSKGAVYIGKLIREKIEQVKLDHPQLTGNKDFNLSIGIATIVPSKKMSPQSLIELVEQAIRKAKVSGKT, encoded by the coding sequence ATGCTCCTGTCAATATCTAAAGATAAGTCTCAACTAGATAAAAATAATACTTTAATATTACTAGTTGATCATAATTTAGGGCATTTACATCTACTTTCTAAAATCTTAGAATTGCCAGGATTTAAAGTTAAAAAAGCTATCAGTGGCAAAAAAGCTCTAGATATTGCAAAAAAGCAAATTCCAGATTTAATTATTTTGGATATAAACATCCCAGATATTAATGGTTATCCAGTTTATCAACATTTCAAATGTGAAAAAGAGACTATTAACACTCCCATACTTTTCATGGGTAGCGAAAAACAAATTACAGAAAAAATCAGAAACTTTGAAATGGACAGAGTAGACTGTATCACTAAGCCATTTGAAGATGAAGAAGTATTAACACAAGTTAGACGTAAGTTAATCATTTATGATCAGAATCAACAATTAATCAATTATCATCAAACTTTAGGAAAACAAATGGATGAACATAAACATTTAACAAATGCTTTGGTTTCTGTTAATCAGAGTTTGCAACCAGTTATTCTATTTGATACCATCACCAGGTTAGCTAACCGGAAAAAATTTGATGAATACTTCAATTCTCAGTGGAAAAAACTGGATACAAAACAGTTACCTCTTTCATTATTATTGTGCAATTTTGATTTTTCCCAAAATATAAATAATGCTAAAAAAGATCAAATCCTCCAACAACTAGCTCAAGCAATCAAGTCAGTTGTCAAGAGATCAAGTGATTTAGTAGCTTGCTATGAGAATAATAAATTTGCTGTAATACTACCTAGCACAGACTCCAAAGGTGCTGTTTATATAGGAAAATTAATTAGGGAAAAAATAGAACAAGTAAAGCTTGATCATCCCCAGTTAACAGGAAATAAAGATTTTAATTTAAGTATAGGAATTGCTACTATTGTTCCCAGTAAAAAAATGAGTCCACAGAGTTTAATAGAGCTAGTAGAACAGGCTATTCGTAAAGCAAAAGTATCAGGGAAAACTTAA
- the bioB gene encoding biotin synthase BioB: protein MGIRYDWQQDEILEIYNTPFLELVYQAASVHRQFHNSQQIQVCKLISIKTGGCPEDCSYCAQSSRYKTEVKPEALLEKDTVLNIARKAKETGVSRVCMGAAWREVRDNSQFEEVLDMVKDVTSMGLEVCCTLGMLTANQAQRLEDAGLYAYNHNLDTSQEYYSTVISTRTYGDRLNTIENVRQTNVTVCSGGILGLGETVADRVGMLYTLSNLQPHPESVPINILSQVEGTPLENQPEVPIWDVVRMIATARIVMPTSDVRLSAGRAKLSQVEQALCFMAGANSIFSSDDNKMLTVTTPCPDYDADQEMLNLLGLEMRPPFQKQEKTPTPAMI, encoded by the coding sequence GTGGGAATACGCTACGATTGGCAACAAGATGAGATTTTGGAAATCTATAATACACCATTTCTAGAGCTTGTTTATCAAGCTGCTAGTGTGCATCGTCAGTTTCATAACTCCCAACAAATACAAGTTTGTAAGCTGATATCTATTAAAACCGGTGGTTGTCCTGAAGATTGTAGTTATTGCGCTCAGTCTTCTCGCTATAAAACGGAAGTAAAGCCGGAAGCATTGTTAGAAAAGGATACGGTTTTAAATATTGCCAGGAAAGCAAAGGAAACAGGTGTGAGTCGGGTGTGTATGGGTGCTGCTTGGCGGGAAGTGCGGGATAATTCTCAGTTTGAGGAAGTCCTGGATATGGTGAAGGATGTGACTTCGATGGGTTTAGAGGTTTGCTGTACTTTGGGGATGTTGACTGCAAATCAGGCTCAACGCTTAGAAGATGCGGGATTGTATGCTTATAATCATAACCTGGATACTTCCCAAGAGTATTACAGCACTGTTATTAGTACAAGGACTTATGGCGATCGCCTCAATACTATTGAAAATGTCCGCCAAACTAATGTTACTGTCTGCTCTGGTGGCATTCTCGGCTTAGGTGAAACTGTGGCAGATCGGGTAGGAATGCTCTACACCCTGTCTAATTTACAACCTCACCCTGAATCTGTACCCATTAATATTCTCTCACAAGTTGAGGGTACACCTTTGGAAAACCAGCCAGAAGTTCCGATTTGGGATGTGGTGCGGATGATTGCTACTGCTAGAATTGTCATGCCTACTTCTGATGTGCGCTTGAGTGCAGGTAGAGCGAAACTTTCCCAAGTTGAACAAGCTTTGTGTTTTATGGCTGGTGCAAATTCGATCTTTTCCAGCGATGATAACAAAATGTTGACGGTGACTACTCCCTGTCCTGATTATGATGCAGATCAGGAAATGTTGAATTTGTTGGGTTTGGAAATGCGTCCACCGTTTCAAAAGCAGGAAAAAACACCAACTCCAGCGATGATATAA
- a CDS encoding cytochrome P450, with amino-acid sequence MQTEILQLGEKYDLLNPLFFANPDPILDQMRIEDPIYWHSQLESWIVTRYVDVYNIIRDPQFSVDRGGKIAKSKSLSVQNQLDFCNQYFTQWMVFSDPPRHTRLRNLVGKAFTSQLIRSLHPLIQNFADELIDGIKSAGKMELIQDFATPLPALVTAKFLGIPVEDIPLLKCWSRDMFMLFGAGWASEKVVNTTYHSLVESIQYFDDLIAHYRRFPGDNLITQLIAAEDCDSVLSNEEMTAICITLMAGAYETTTYLISNGLLALLQHPQQLQMLQENPQLIDSTVEEILRYCGPAFSVVRRAIAPVEIDGKLIDEGQKIYCVLHAANHDPDKFPLPNKFDITRLENRHLGLGQGIHVCLGAALTRLETKIAISTILQCCQNIHLEQQQLTWIPNLAMRGLQTLPILFSKV; translated from the coding sequence ATGCAGACAGAAATTTTGCAGCTAGGGGAAAAGTATGACTTACTTAACCCCTTATTTTTTGCCAATCCTGATCCCATTTTGGATCAAATGCGAATTGAAGATCCCATTTATTGGCATTCACAATTAGAGTCATGGATTGTAACCCGATATGTTGATGTTTACAATATCATTCGTGATCCACAATTTTCTGTAGATAGAGGCGGTAAGATTGCCAAAAGTAAGTCTTTATCGGTGCAAAATCAGTTAGATTTTTGCAATCAATACTTTACCCAGTGGATGGTTTTTTCTGATCCCCCCAGACATACACGACTGCGTAATTTAGTAGGTAAGGCATTCACTTCCCAATTAATTAGAAGCTTACATCCTTTAATTCAAAACTTCGCTGATGAATTAATTGACGGGATAAAAAGTGCTGGCAAAATGGAACTTATTCAAGACTTTGCTACTCCTTTACCCGCCCTGGTTACTGCTAAGTTTTTGGGTATACCAGTTGAGGATATCCCTCTACTAAAATGTTGGAGTCGGGATATGTTTATGCTATTTGGGGCTGGTTGGGCTAGTGAAAAAGTTGTAAATACCACTTATCACAGCTTAGTTGAAAGTATCCAATATTTTGATGATTTAATTGCTCATTATCGTCGCTTTCCCGGTGATAATTTAATTACTCAGTTAATAGCTGCGGAAGATTGTGATAGTGTACTGAGCAATGAAGAAATGACGGCAATCTGTATAACTTTGATGGCAGGTGCTTATGAAACTACAACCTATTTAATTAGCAATGGACTGTTGGCTTTGCTGCAACATCCTCAGCAACTACAAATGTTACAAGAAAATCCACAGTTAATTGATTCGACGGTGGAGGAGATTTTGCGCTATTGTGGCCCAGCATTTAGCGTAGTTCGCCGAGCGATCGCACCTGTGGAAATAGATGGTAAGTTAATTGATGAAGGTCAAAAAATCTACTGCGTTTTACACGCTGCTAATCATGACCCAGACAAGTTTCCTCTCCCCAATAAATTTGATATCACTCGCCTAGAAAATCGTCATCTTGGTTTAGGTCAAGGTATTCATGTTTGTTTGGGTGCAGCTTTAACACGGTTAGAAACAAAAATCGCCATCAGCACCATCCTCCAATGCTGTCAAAATATCCACCTGGAACAGCAACAGTTAACTTGGATACCAAATTTGGCTATGCGTGGTTTACAAACATTGCCTATTTTATTTTCCAAGGTTTAA
- the aroB gene encoding 3-dehydroquinate synthase, giving the protein MSSVIKVDIPEKSYEITVAPGSLDQLGAKMAGLKLGKKVLLVSNPMIFKHYGERAIASLQNAGFEVVHYNLPPGERYKTLNSIQKIYDVALENRLERSSTMVALGGGVVGDMTGFAAATWLRGINVVQVPTSLLAMVDSSVGGKTGVNHPQGKNLIGAFHQPSLVLIDPEVLKTLPAREFRAGMAEVIKYGVIWDAELFTQLERSKHLDQLRYVKSDLINYILTHSCQAKADVVSKDEKESGLRAILNYGHTIGHAVESLTNYRLFKHGEAVGIGMVAAGEIAVKLGLWQQTDTERQNTIIKKAGLPTQLPADLDIAELIDALQLDKKVKSGKVRFVLPTQIGEVKVTDEVPTDTINQVLAEMKT; this is encoded by the coding sequence ATGAGTTCTGTCATTAAAGTAGATATACCAGAAAAGTCTTATGAAATAACTGTTGCACCTGGAAGTTTGGATCAACTGGGTGCAAAAATGGCGGGGTTGAAACTGGGTAAGAAGGTGTTGCTAGTTTCTAACCCAATGATATTTAAACATTATGGGGAAAGGGCGATCGCATCTTTGCAAAATGCTGGTTTTGAAGTGGTTCACTACAATTTACCCCCAGGAGAACGCTATAAAACCCTTAACTCCATCCAAAAAATCTATGATGTTGCCTTAGAAAACCGCCTAGAACGGTCTTCAACCATGGTCGCTTTAGGGGGAGGTGTAGTTGGTGATATGACTGGGTTTGCAGCCGCTACATGGCTCAGAGGGATTAATGTTGTCCAAGTTCCTACCAGCTTATTAGCAATGGTAGATTCATCTGTGGGTGGAAAAACCGGGGTTAACCATCCCCAAGGTAAAAATCTGATTGGTGCATTTCACCAACCTAGCTTAGTATTAATAGATCCAGAAGTCTTAAAAACCTTACCAGCAAGGGAATTTAGAGCGGGAATGGCGGAAGTGATCAAGTATGGCGTAATTTGGGACGCTGAATTATTTACTCAATTGGAAAGGAGTAAACACCTTGACCAACTCCGCTATGTAAAATCCGACCTGATAAATTACATATTAACTCATTCTTGTCAAGCGAAGGCAGATGTGGTGAGTAAAGATGAAAAAGAATCTGGATTACGGGCAATTCTTAACTACGGCCATACCATCGGTCATGCGGTGGAAAGTTTAACCAATTATCGGTTATTTAAACATGGTGAAGCTGTGGGTATTGGGATGGTAGCAGCGGGTGAAATTGCCGTGAAGTTAGGACTTTGGCAACAAACAGATACAGAACGTCAAAATACAATTATTAAAAAAGCTGGTTTACCCACACAATTACCAGCAGATTTAGATATTGCCGAACTTATTGATGCTTTGCAATTAGATAAAAAGGTTAAATCTGGGAAAGTACGGTTTGTTTTACCTACTCAAATTGGGGAAGTGAAGGTAACAGATGAAGTACCTACGGATACTATCAATCAGGTATTAGCAGAAATGAAAACTTAA